Proteins encoded in a region of the Sander lucioperca isolate FBNREF2018 chromosome 4, SLUC_FBN_1.2, whole genome shotgun sequence genome:
- the eri2 gene encoding ERI1 exoribonuclease 2: MSTKKLAKELGLLRQRSQSFNGSKKSLLSNQEFSYLIVIDFESTCWREKNNSTQEIIEFPAVLLNTSTGEVESEFHNYVQPQEHPILSEFCTELTGITQMQVEAGIPLQICLSRFSRWLQKLQLEMGVVFPNRQQRSSAPSPSQKLCTFLTWSDWDLGVCLQYECKRKQLHKPDVLNSWIDLRSTYRLFYDRKPKGLNGALQDLGIQFSGREHSGLDDSRNTAQLAARMMRDGCMMKITRSLERKPSVVKTMFGNTAADNKKEKSNTDKKENAPTTNKPSSSKIPPNLCQIKSRSENIARDLDTNENSSSVQICQSLIAPKTLLNGTTMPLWGCSRRSVTAVAVTNISSSVMTNCPSPQINNNGSLVLCSTTLGGLSSLPQPNQPSKTGATIGRVEEGESAELLVETEDRCGSYDDVMLEEDDGFISETEREFNVDYVSGFDGGCHVWEEPDSKPSLGGQVTLRDKIRETVSVENNLTTQKMTSGSSTTSLPTKNDIRQHSAISEPNTYFAVPKTVTRDSKSNRHKTGLGTFLQVQEKSDEPHKNSKTNRPSVFRHKPFIPENTSTPSPSFARPKAVVTQHKTHKETPQSSFTIYTDPAKPSRPSSCGSFCASKNGLSSLSTNTLSSRTNRTSISATMKGGQRITSPLCACGRRAKRQSVSNGGPNHGRGFYCCPVRRSGSGGAIQKGCEFFKWESALMKSSSVDAPAVESSVSLCQINSTLSCRPPQRSTLRKSY; encoded by the exons atgtcgACAAAGAAacttgccaa AGAACTTGGATTATTGAGGCAGCGGAGTCAGTCCTTTAATGGATCAAAGAAATCATTGTTATCAA atcaagAATTTTCATACCTGATTGTGATAGATTTTGAGTCCACTTgctggagagagaaaaacaactcCACCCAGGAAATTA TTGAGTTTCCTGCTGTTCTGTTGAACACATCCACAGGGGAGGTCGAGTCTGAGTTTCATAATTATGTTCAACCCCAAGAGCACCCCATTCTGTCCGAGTTCTGCACTGAGCTGACCGGGATTACACAG ATGCAAGTTGAGGCAGGGATACCCCTTCAGATCTGTCTTTCTCGGTTCAGCCGCTGGCTGCAAAAGTTGCAGCTCGAGATGGGTGTGGTTTTTCCCAACAGACAACAGAGATCTTCTGCACCTTCACCTTCTCAAAAACTGTGTACTTTCCTCACATGGTCAG ACTGGGATCTCGGAGTTTGTTTGCAGTACGAGTGTAAACGCAAGCAGCTCCATAAACCTGATGTGCTCAACAGCTGGATAGACCTGAGAAGCACCTACAGG cTGTTTTACGACAGGAAACCCAAAGGCCTGAACGGGGCACTACAAGATCTAGGGATACAGTTTTCAGGGAGAGAACATTCTG GTTTGGATGACTCCCGAAATACAGCTCAGTTGGCAGCGAGGATGATGAGGGATGGGTGTATGATGAAGATCACTAGGAGCCTGGAGAGG AAGCCATCAGTGGTCAAAACCATGTTTGGAAACACAGCTGCAGAcaacaagaaagaaaaatccaacactgacaaaaaggaaaacgcacctacaacaaacaaaccctCGTCTTCCAAGATTCCTCCCAACTTATGTCAGATAAAATCACGTTCAGAGAACATTGCGAGGGATTTGGACACAAATGAGAACTCAAGTTCTGTTCAGATCTGTCAAAGCCTGATCGCACCAAAGACACTGCTGAATGGTACAACTATGCCACTATGGGGATGCAGCAGGAGGTCAGTTACAGCAGTGGCTGTCACTAATATTTCCTCTTCCGTTATGACAAATTGTCCTTCACCGCAAATTAACAACAACGGCAGCCTTGTTCTGTGTTCTACTACTCTGGGCGGCCTTTCAAGTCTGCCCCAGCCAAACCAGCCCTCCAAAACAGGAGCGACAATAGGACGTGTGGAAGAAGGGGAAAGtgcagaacttttagtggaaaCTGAGGATAGGTGTGGTTCATATGATGATGTGATGTTGGAGGAGGATGATGGCTTTATCAGTGAAACGGAGAGAGAGTTTAACGTTGATTACGTGTCCGGTTTTGACGGCGGATGTCATGTGTGGGAAGAGCCTGATAGTAAACCTTCACTAGGCGGTCAGGTCACATTAAGGGACAAAATCAGAGAAACCGTGAGCGTTGAAAACAACTTAACAACTCAAAAGATGACCAGTGGATCATCAACCACATCTTTACCTACAAAGAATGACATCAGGCAGCATTCAGCGATCTCAGAGCCCAATACTTATTTTGCTGTGCCTAAAACTGTGACTCGGGACTCCAAATCAAATCGGCACAAAACAGGACTTGGAACCTTTCTTCAAGTACAAGAAAAGTCAGATGAGCCTCATAAAAACTCTAAAACAAACAGACCCTCTGTATTCAGACACAAACCCTTCATCCCAGAAAATACCTCCACCCCTTCTCCCTCATTTGCCAGGCCCAAAGCAGTCGTCACACAACACAAGACGCACAAAGAGACTCCACAGTCTTCCTTCACCATCTACACTGACCCAGCAAAACCCTCACGTCCCTCCTCATGCGGTTCTTTTTGCGCCTCCAAGAATGGCCTCTCTTCCCTGTCAACCAACACACTCTCCTCACGTACCAATCGCACCTCCATTTCCGCGACAATGAAAGGAGGACAGAGGATCACATCCCCGCTGTGTGCGTGTGGGCGTCGTGCAAAGCGCCAGTCCGTATCCAACGGCGGTCCGAACCACGGGCGAGGGTTTTACTGCTGTCCAGTCCGCCGGTCAGGCAGCGGAGGCGCAATCCAGAAGGGCTGCGAGTTCTTTAAGTGGGAGTCGGCTCTGATGAAAAGCAGTTCAGTGGACGCTCCTGCTGTCGAGTCTTCTGTCTCACTCTGTCAGATCAACTCGACTCTGAGCTGTCGTCCACCCCAGAGGTCAACACTGAGAAAGAGCTATTAA